The window TATTTTCTGTTTTTTTTCCAAACCATACTCGTTGATCTTGCGATAGAGGGTGCGTTCGCTGATGCCCAACACGCTGGCCGTCTTTCTCCGATTGTTATTGAATTTTTTCAACGTCCGGGTGATAATCTCGACTTCCAGATCTTTCATGGTAACGTCGCCAATGACCCGGGAACTGATAGCCCTCGGGTGATCCGCCTCTGAAACTTCGGCAGAGGGACCCAAGAGTAGACTTCTTGTGGGGAGAAACCCGACATCTCCGGTTCTCGTGACGTCATCATCCATCAGGACAGATTTCACGTCCCGGAGATCTTGCCGTATGAAAAACAGCTGTTGGAGAATGAGTTCCCTTTCGGCCTGAGAAGTCGATTTGACAAGGGGAACGGGTAAATCCTTTGAGACTTCCCCCAGATGTGGGGTTAGATGTTTAAGTACCAGTTCGGCGGAAACTCTGTTTCCCTTTTCAAGAATGATGATGCTTTCAACAAAGTTCTTCAGTTCCCGCACATTGCCTGGCCAGTCGTACTGTTTCATGACCTTCAACGCGTCAGAAGTGAACCCCCTGAAAACGATTTCGTTCGTTCTGGAGAACTGCAGAGCGAACCGTTCCGTAAGCTCGTCAAGATCTTCCAGGTGATGGCGCAGTGGTGGGAGTTCGATCGTCACCGTCTGAAGACGATAGAACAGGTCCTTCCTGAAACTGTCCCTTTCAGTTTCTTTGAACAGATCCTTGTTTGTGGCAGCTATCACCCGAACGTCCACGTTTCGTGTCTTTGCGTCGCCCACACGCATGAACTCCCCGGTTTCCAGTACCCGGAGGAGTTTCACCTGCGTTCCGGGAGGCGTTTCCCCGATTTCATCCAGGAAAATCGTTCCGCCGTCGGCCTCTTCAAAGTAACCCTTTCTGTCCTCCCCGGCACCGGTGAAGGCCCCTTTCTTGTGACCGAACAATTCACTCTCAATTATCCCGACGGGAATGGCTCCGCAATTGACTGTGACGAGCGGTTCGTTGAAACGCTTGCTCAGTTTGTGAATGGCGCGAGCAACCATCTCTTTCCCCGTTCCTGATTCCCCCACAATGAGTACG is drawn from Candidatus Neomarinimicrobiota bacterium and contains these coding sequences:
- a CDS encoding sigma-54 dependent transcriptional regulator: MTELDRIRKISGMVGRSDSMEQVLEMIGQIAPIDMSVLIVGESGTGKEMVARAIHKLSKRFNEPLVTVNCGAIPVGIIESELFGHKKGAFTGAGEDRKGYFEEADGGTIFLDEIGETPPGTQVKLLRVLETGEFMRVGDAKTRNVDVRVIAATNKDLFKETERDSFRKDLFYRLQTVTIELPPLRHHLEDLDELTERFALQFSRTNEIVFRGFTSDALKVMKQYDWPGNVRELKNFVESIIILEKGNRVSAELVLKHLTPHLGEVSKDLPVPLVKSTSQAERELILQQLFFIRQDLRDVKSVLMDDDVTRTGDVGFLPTRSLLLGPSAEVSEADHPRAISSRVIGDVTMKDLEVEIITRTLKKFNNNRRKTASVLGISERTLYRKINEYGLEKKQKI